In the genome of Pagrus major chromosome 17, Pma_NU_1.0, the window CATTGCAAAGCTAATCCTGCTACAGTGCAGGTTTCACTAGTGCAGGAAGTATTCGGATTACAGTAAGTAAAAGCAGCATTACATGAAAGTCCTGTGTCGCGGTATCCAGATATGGATGTAATATTGTGaataaacatgaaaattaaACATTGATAACGTGTTAAAAAATACACTTATGATAATATAGTGTGAATAATCACAAGGTGGATCTTTTGTTTCTTATTTCATCTCATTTGCGTGCTTATTAGCCAAAAAAGagtcaaaacacacagtaaaaaaagttaaagatgaatttgactgatAACAATTGTCTTTTATTATGATATCATTATCATGAATTCATTTGGCCACAATAATCGTGTAGTAAAAATCTGAGTCCTtcatttaaaattatatttaaaggtcctgtttgaaagaaaagtagatttttgagtctcatttgcaacttgtcaaatactgacgctttgggatggcagccatCCAGAcatacaatcccaaagtgtccgTATTTGATAAGTTgcaaatgagactcaaaaatcaattttctttcaaattggacctttaaatagCAGAAGTACTGGGAACATAAAGTACAATTATGTAagtaaatgtagttttaaaaagaaagtgcaaaaacttggatggaggatgggtcttgaaATAGACCCCCTTTTGTGAACATTGCAAAATAGGAcgcttttcaacattttagttaatttcttGGGGAACAATCCAAGGATGCTGATGAAAAAAGTCAGGCGTATTTAGgtagctggtatctatgagtgagtacaatttgatccGGTGATCTTAATTATGGTTAGGCATCGAGTTTGATATTTTATACTCTAGGTGTCAggtaaatataatgtaatgcaGTAGAGGTGTTAAGtgatagaaaatgtaaatacaagaATGTAAAAACAGTTCTTGACTAAATGTGCTTCATTTTGTAAGAGTGGCTGGTTTAAAATCAGATCTGACCCTCTTTAATAGAAAGTCCCACAGTGTTGTGTAATCCGGGGCTCAGTGTGGGGTTTAGCCCCAGTTTCAGTCTGACGTATGAAGCCCACGAGTACACTGCATCTTTATATTTCTGCCTCGAAAATATTCACCCCTGATGCTCATCTGTAATCAAGTTTGTTGTGTAATTTTGATTCACTTACtccatttttctccttcaggaGGAGCCGTGTCCAAGAAGACTCATTTgagtaagtttttttttatgagattctgcgtgtgtgtgtgtgttagtatgcatgtgtgtctgtctgtctgcgtgtgGTAATGACattgcttgtgtttgtgctaGATATTTGTGCATGCATTGTGGTTAACTTCATAGTTAGCGAACATACAACATTGCACCTgtacagcaacacacacacacacacacacacacacacacacacacacacacacacacacacacacacacacacacacacacacaagcactgtGGTGTCACTGGAGTTGGGCTATTAGGTGCTGTGTGTTGCACCTGTGctgccccacacacacacacacacacacacacacactgcatacaCACAGTGATGAAAATACAACTACTCTGGCTTTGGCACTTTGGCATCTGAGTGCAGATGACAGCGATAGcatcttgtctttttttaacttctttgGTTTAACACTTTCTGCCGCAGCTTTAGCACACCTGGGTGTGTTATCAACAGTAGAGATGCTGCGTGTAACACTCCGCCAACCTTCAGGTTAGGTGGTGTGATGATAAAACGAGCATAAATAATAATGACTGTATTGATTGTTGTTGGTGAATGAATGCGCGTAAAACCAGAAAGAGTGGAGTTATTATTCAGGATTTTGTTTCGGAGGTTAGCAGTAAGGACGGAGGTCTTGTGTCGTTTATCAGTCAGGTGCTatagatggagggagggaaagatAACTAATTAtattcactcaagtactgtaagCCAGAGTAAATGctagctaagtacgtttctgtAATTCCacaaaaaagtttaaacttaatgttgcaactttacgtttgtttaggttgaatttcctatttctctcttgtcacagaGCTTATGCtttgcttaggtttaggcacaaaaaacacttggttagggtgaagaaaacatcatggtttgccttaaaattcatgttttggttgccacaataACGGCTGGAGATGGTCCGCCTTACCGTGAAAAACTGCCgcttttggtctccacaaaaaTGGCTGTAGATGTCCCCACACACTTGAACAGCGGTCACCCGTTTGGCAGCTTTGCAGTTTGTAATATCACCGccaccttcccctccacctaTTGATGAGAAAGTCTGCTAATAAGAATATAACATTATGCCCTGGTGACTGGGCTCAGCCTGATTTAAGGATGAATTTGAGGAACTTTTACTGTACTTAGTTCATTGCTTTCAATtttcttctacttctacttctactctaCTACATCTCAGCAAGAAATATTgtactacatttatctgacaagTTGTCAGTTGAAGATTTTAcgtataaacaaacacaatttagGACTTTATTTAGTGACTTTCACTCAAATAAAAGATCTCAATGTATTTTCTTATTACTGTCAGAGTAAAAAAACACACCCATGTGCATCAAAAGATTCAGCAACCTGAATAATCTAAGTGGAAATCATAGTGACTTTCTCATGTGACTTTGAGAACAGATAAAATCTACTACATCATCTCTTAATCATTCCTGTTGAGAATAGTTTGACTTCAGTTCTCAGGGAGAGTCTAAAAGGTGCCAGACAGTATAAGGCAAATTTTTCGATGTGTCGTCTCGAGTGAGGGGGTGAAGGATAACAACAAAGGTATGAGGAAAAAGTACCTTGAGAAAGACTCCAGGCAAGGGGACAGTCCCccctttttctttgtgtctctcctctctctctctctctctctctctcacacacacacacacacacacacagacaaggaaGGTGAGGCGGTGACTGACACTCAAAAGTCTGAATATGTTTGCTAAAGCTGCAGTGAGCACCTGACCTGGCTTTGCTAAAGGACGAAcgaaaagagaagaaagattGATAGGACTGATAGGtggtgtgaagaaaaaaaagtgtgtgaaaagaaagacaaagtgagAGGAAAAGTGAGATTGTGAAAGTGGGACAACGTCTGAGACGAGTGGAGGAGTGAGGATGATGCGAGGTAGGGATGAAGTTCTTtggtgtgtatatgtgtgtgtgtgtttgtgtgtttgtgtgtgtgggtagtACAATCAAAGATATTTTATTGATTAGATCAATTGCATGATTTTTTTGGCAAAGTTTCTCTCCAACGCACCATGATTTTACAGTTTACGATTGTTCAAAGCGATGATATGACTGCGAGCTGATGCTTTTGACGGACCATTGTGTGTTCAAGACGTCTAATAATGTCACGTTTTggttttaaacttttttttagcttttgtgAAGTCCTTGAAATAACTGTTTTCATGCAGACTTCGACACCTGCGTCTTCAATCGCGTTGCCTTTTTTTGAACGTTATCAGGCTTTGTGATTAAGCTTTTTACTTCAGGTTTGATGTAACACCTGGTTAAACAGCGAAACTTGCTCTAAATTTCACGATTTTGCACTTATGTCAAGCATTTTTTGTAAACgattttaatgctttaattaAGTTCAAGCTTTAGTCAACCAGATATTTTTAGTAGGTTTGTATTGGATCCAAGATCCCATCTtaaagacatacacacacacacacacacacacacacagtttaaagcATACCTTAAGAAGGCAGATGttcttatttgttttgaaatgtagcGTCTCTCCAGAGGTCTTGATCGTATGACTGTTGGTTTACGTTCACATCGATATATGTGTTTCAGTCTTATGGTTTGGCAGCATGACTCAATTTTGAGCTTCCTTTGATGCATTTAAGATTTGAATCATGTCTCAGATATTTCTACCCGCTGTCTCACTCCCACATGTACAGTGCACCTCAGGCGACAGGCTGAGGCGACTCAAGATGCTGAGAATCAGGGTGCAATAAGTCGTTTAAAAAGTTCACTTTGAAAAACCAGATGTCCGCCATTCGTGTTTTTGTCTCGAGTAACCATATTTCCATTATAAGTAATTTAAgtaacaaatgaaaaccaattAAGAACCGAGAGGCCAGGTCATAATATGACATTTGAGATGTTGCAAACCCTTTTTTGCAAATACACTTCCACCGAATTCTAACCAACTTAAAACCGAAAGAGACAGGAAAACAGGATGCCTCACAACCGCAGTGCATCAGTTTGAATGGACTGactccacacacatacagtagacaGGATGCAGAGGAAATGCTGATAAGATTGTAGAAATGCGATTATTAAAGTGATAaagaatttgatttattttacaaagtaTTTCAGAATTGATTGAATAAAACACAGAGCGGAGAAGGGCATGAGAAATAATGTCTTTGCAAGTTGCTTACACACTCCCTCTCCtgcaacatgcaaacacacacacacgcgcgggcacacaaacacacacgctcatacacacacacagatctgcagCTGCTTGTTAGATGGCGCCTAGATGAAGCATATCTCAgccctgcagctgtgtgtggatactgtgtgcatgagagagagaaaagcagccTCCCACTGCAAAATATACAACTTGGGTCTTCACCTCAGTGATAAACAATTAATGGTCTTACTCTCCGCTGTTACACACTGGCAGTGGGCTTGATGCCGCCCAGAATTTACGCACACACGATTCATATggctttgttgttgtgttgggGGGATTCCTGCGTTGACTATTAGACAGTTTCTTTATCACAAAGGATTTCCTTGTTCCTCCGGGTGCACAAACCTGCAGAGCACTTCCAAAAGCAGCAGAAGCGTTTGGCTTCAGATCAAAGCTAACATCAAAAGTCGCAGGTGACACATTCCCCCCGAAAAATATGGTAAAAGAATTGCAACAGTTGAGCTGATTCATACCCATTGTCAAAACATTACCTCTTTCAAACACCCCCAAGTTCAGCCAcacttcaaagtaaaatatgGTAAATGTGATGGTAATTAGTTTTCAGATCAGCTTTGATAATTTTCTCAAACATGGTTCTGTAGGTAGTTTTTCTCACTCTGTTGTTGTCAAATAATGAATGAAACCAAGTAGTGAAGCAGTTCTCACATTATTGAACACTCAAAGACTCGTAGGCAGCGGTGAAATATACGTGTCCGGAAATGTTCGGTGACTAAATATTTAATACAGACGAGTGCCGTCTGATACTTTTTAATAGAATACCGTAGTTTGTCATTGTTGGCAACAATCTTTATTTCATGCGGTGATGAATacttttcatttagtttgtttcttttctgttctttttgttttaaatcgtTTTTTAAATCTATATCCTAAAATACAGATTACAGTTATTTTAAGAAAATTGCAGTCCTAGATGACGGCTTTTCATGAAGGAAGTCATCTCTGACAgacatattttaattttgtgttaGTAAGTCAGAGTCATTTTTAGATCCTTTTTCGCTTTGCACGGCAGGACCAATGAATCGAAAGTAGGATTTGGTACACTTACCTTttattaagaaaagaaaagaaaagcatcaattTTATGTATATTATAATTATGTATTATAGTTTATTTTGGTGACAACAAATATTTCAcgacaaagtttttttttcccacctcaTAAATTCTAATACAATAGAAAATACACCTGTGTTTATTGACCAAATGGTGCTTGAtcgtttaaataaaaaataaaaaacaaaaaactaaacgTTGAGATGTTTTTAACATCTTGGCTCAGCAACATactaaattaaaatattttatagtATAATTTATATTAATTGATACAGTGGAAAGCAACATACTCCCCCCGAAATCTTTACCATCAACAATAATGAAATTGAATGaatgatttaatcattttaaaatctattttacaTAGGTTATGAGAAGGTGGTGTTGTAGATGAATAAAATAGGATAGGACACTAAATTAGCACCATTCAACAGATGCTGGTATTATATGCAGGTGGCTGGTAGATCTGTTTCACTCACCAGCCAATAAATCTACTGAGTGGCTGGTAaaatttgatcatttgttaGCCATTTGGTTGGCGGAAAGACTTTCGCGccctgtgtgtatttatatacacatatgtgtgtgtgtgtaatcctCCTGCTCTGGATTTAAtaacaagttatttaaaaaacttGGGATTGATtaacagtttgtgtgtttgtgagagattAACCATCTTGTTTGTTaatctctgtgtgtctgtgtaagtgtgtgtgtgtgcgtgtgtgcacataTGGGTGTGGGGTGTGTAGACAAACTTTGTTTGCAGTCTTGCTTGCGTGTGTACTAAAGGTAAGCTTCCGTCAGAGGAAAGTTGAGGTTTTTTGTCCGTTTACAGTGCAAAGAAAAGGCTGCTGACAAGGTGATTTCAGGCACAGAGTGATGACTTGAGAGGGGCAATCTGTATCGTCCACCTCCTCACTCCCCACACCACACACCGCCCACcgacacacatacaaacacacacgcacatacacaaaAGTACTGTGATTATTGAGAGTAACTCTGTCTGGGTtgaaacatctgtttttttcatatgaCGTACTCAGTATTTGATATTTGGATATATTTATGGTTTATTTAAAGTGATACATATTGATTACTCTTTTTCAGGCTGTCGtcatttaacacattaaaaacgTCTTGATGAAGTactctttttttattgtcatcAAGCTTGAGAATTAAATTTTTTCTTGTCCCGCGTTCATTAGAAAGTCATCGCACTAAAACCTCTGAACGTTTTctgatttgtatttgtgtttatacGGCAACGCTTCAGTTGTTTGTACGTCGACAAATGTGCTTTTTAAGTCATTGATAACTCGGAGTAATGATTGAAAGAAATCAGTCCATCTCTGTGTGGCGGTGTCTTTGTATACTTTGTGTGCGGAAGCGTGGGAGGAAGGTGGcactcttttattttgtctgacagACCAGAATATTTCCATTGACTGTACTCAAACCTCTTCACTGCTTATAACATCAACCAGCACATGATTAAGCTATTCTAGAACGATCTAGAATGATCTAGAACGATCTAGAATGATCTAGAATGATCTAGAACGATCTAGAATGATCTAGAACGATTTAGCACGATCTTGGATTTTAAAGCGATCAGATCTACATGATCATGCTTCAGTATGTAGATGTTAACGCAACTTTGTGCGGTGTGTTTATGGTTGGTTTCTTAATGTAGGGTATTTCTGGGATGCCACGGAAATATAGAATATTCAGCGATTGTTAAGAGTAAGTCATGACATAATGCAGCTAAACAAAATAGTGTTGCTTGGCACCACTAGACTGGAAAGTCAGttctattttaaaaatatctatAACCCAAAAAAACTCATTATTTGGGTCATGTTGAGCTGTGGAGCAGGCCTGCCACACGAGTGTAAATCAATATTAGCTATTTAGGCATTAGGCAGTTAAAAAGTCCACTTTTAGTTCCAACGTACATGTATTTGTAAAACAAGCACTCGTCTTTAAGCTGTATTGCGGGCTGGATATTATAACCCCTACTCTGTCGTTGAGAAAGACACTAAAGGGAGAAATGAAGGTGGTTTGGTtcttttttggtatttttatctATCACGTGCACAGACACCAGGAGATGATGGGTTTGATTGATCAAGACGTGTGGTCAGAGACACCCAAGTGACACACAAAGAGTTCACAGCTGCTGATCGCAGATTCCGTCAAAGTTAATTTTCCACCATTATTGTAaaaaagtacccagaagtcatacttgagtgaaagtaaagCCATCGTGTTACAGTATCACTTTGATTGAAGtcaattatttatttgaatagCGTTGAACATAAGTCTTCAggtatctgatattaaaagtacttaagtattaagtttttgttttttttcttgattgccaataagataaatacatttaaagggtACCTCGCCCAATTAcatacattaaagtgtgtttacaggtcttggggagcactacTGCATATATCTCCTGTTGTATTGATTTTgaccatttatttttaaactgtgttAAAGTGTTTTAAGGTGCAATGCAGACCAGTGGacagcttttcaaaacctggtgcctacattgcccacaatgcacctgagccactgagtgacaacactggaagcaatttatcagattacatgcagcttcctctggagccacaaaacgCTTTGtactgcttttttcacatatgcaattGTACACCttaagacctgtaaacacacttcaatgtggAACATTGTTGGAGTTACTCTTTAAAAAtatgctgctttggctctgatgcagcatgtaatctgcaaagtaactagtaactagacttataaataaatgtagtggagtaaaatttacaatatttgcctccaaaatgtagtggagtggaagtataaagtagcagaaaagtaaagtacaagtacaacactgttttgcaggTGTTGTCTCTGGTTTTAGTCACGATCTATGCTGCTGTTATCTCAGTTCAGTTGAGAATTATTAGTGCTACGATTGTATGGAAAGTTATTGTAGGAGCGGTGTGTGCgattgctgtttgtgtgtgtgcgtgcgtgtctaCATGAACAGTGAAAGGTTGTGGGTCTCAGtggatttcctgttttttgaGGTTGACAATCAGAACTGAAATAGTGAAAAAACAGAGACCACTTATGTTCTCTCCACCTATCCTGCACTGCTGACAGAAACACAATCATAGTCGCAGCTCAGTAACTTTATTTTACTCAATGATCAATATAATATTACATGATGTTGCATTTGAAGGGACGTGTCTCATCTTCCGAgggggctttttttttcaatatttcagtattttgtcAAATCTGTGAAATACACTAATCCTTATCTCGAGGTGAATCTTGAGGTGAATCAATTACTTCTATAGGTAGCGGCCACAATCCAATCAGCAGTGAGTATTTCTGCTTTATCATACATGCAACTGCTTGACGCAATAATCCAAAAAGTGCATTTTACCTCAGACCTCCTGTCCTCCCCAGGAGCCTTCAGCTGATCCCTGTGGCACCGCATAAAGAGggcacacactgacacactgacacacacatacactcgtGAACAAATCTGACACAGTTATGCACGGAAATACTGCTGCATATAAGCATCAGACGTAATTGTCACACCATCAGTGCATTTgtggaaggaagagaggagatgaCAGGAATAGATAAAAAGAGAGATAATAGTGAACAAAATAACAATACTGTATGATCTGCTTCCTGAGTGAGTATTATCATTCATGAAAGTGTTACATAATGCAAATCACGCAGCTAGCGATGCGCGGTCCTCTATCGTTTAATTAGAGATACGTTTGACAGAACACGCTTTAAAACTCCTCTGTCACTGAGGCAACATGCATTGTACTTGTCTAGTTCTGACAGAAAAATGGCCACTACGCAAAAAATCTGAGGGGTGTAAGAGCTCACAGAGATCAGGGGcatgggggggtggggggggtggggaggTGAGAGGGGGATGGCCGGTTACTGGCAGTGATGAAGGAGAGAGTGCATTACTGGCAGCTATGTCCTTTATGAGCGAGACAGAGAAGGATTCACAAAGAAAGAAGTGACATGAAAGAGGGACAGTCAGAGTGAAAGAGAAGCCAGTCAACCACTTGAAAGTGCTCTGAGGTTGACACCTTCATATTCTCCGCCTTACTCCATTTGCAAATATTCCACGTCCTCAGAAGACTCTCCTCATCATATTTGATGTTATTTTGCTCTTTTATTATTAGGGCAAGGGGTGTTGGAGAGGAAAATACCTTTGGTTTACTCCGGTCACAAAACAACTGGTAGATGTGAAAGGGGAAGTACAGCAGAACACTAAGTTCTCACAGTGGGAATCAATTTCCAGTTTACTTCTCTGGGTAAAAAACATGCAGTGTCATTATGATGTTGGCATATTTTAGGCACAAGCGTTGCTTTATAGAGGTTGAGATTGATGTTTTATTggatattaaaatgtatttatttatggatATTTTATGAATCAGAAATTATAAGGAATCTTTCAAAATtgttaaaatcaattaaatatataatatacgAAAgaattttacattaaaaagtctaaaaactTTGTTAGACATTTTGTTGAGTTACTTACATTGTCCAGATGtttccagcaatgttcaaacccagagaaattcTCAGGTTTGCTGCCTGACTCTGCAGTTGGGGAACGAGACTAAACTTAACagtaataaaactttaaaacattttcccGTCCATGAACATCTGTGccctgagtcacgtcagatagcTTTTATCAGCAATCGTTGTGTGTTTACCACCATTGAGGGGGGAGCAATTTGCGTTTATCCAACCCAAGATAACTTAAgctagtgtctgtgtgtttgatttctCACTCacctcagcactcaccagagactccggttctctctcttatccttcccctctcctctctgtaatgttacgttcatgaagtaaagtacagttcctctccagctccagtcagcagtcaacatacAGTCAATAAACAACCGACAATGGAAGTCCCCTTtgtggatcgctgctgcagtcaggctgattagcgggagtgaagataaatccactttttaatcagaaaagttTAACAgtatcagagcagaatccgatgtcACTTTGGGTGTTCCatagcttgttttgttttgatagagagacccTATAGTGCCAGAAATTACATTTCGTGCATTTAGATATTGCATTCTTACACTTGAGATTATACCGTGCTGACATTTGAATTAATAAATACGAGGTAATGAGTTCATCTTACACTTACAGGGGACTGATCATCAGGTCAGCTGTCAGACATTTGTTGGAAGCTACTTGCTTGTATGTGTGTTACAATTGTTTTCTCCCTCTTGGTGTGTCATAAACCAAGTGACTGTGAAGAAGCACCTGTGAGGAGAAAAGTAGAGGAGAGCTGCATCTGGACatgttaataacatttttttacttccaTGTGTGCTCAGCCCAGATTGAAGTCATCCCCTGCAAGATCTGCGGTGATAAGTCCTCCGGAGTGCATTATGGAGTCATCACTTGTGAGGGCTGCAAGGTGAGATGGCAGCGTccgacacacactcactgtacaaacacatgcatcagtattaaaggcacagttcaacattttgggaaatggcTTTTCACACCATTCTCATGTGTATCCGTTCAGTATGCTAGCAGCCTGATAGCGTAGCTTAGCACAAAAcctggaaacaaggggaaacgGCTAGCCTTGTTCTGTCTAAAGGTAAAACGTCCACCAACCAGCCCCTCTAAAGCACAAAacctgaaatgtaaaatgacatttttttggttttacacaATTTTTATTTCTTGACTAAGGTTACTTTGTGGAGTCTCCACTTCAGAGCCAAGCTAACTGTTCCCTCCTGAGACAATAAGttaagctaaccggctgcttgCTCCAGCTTCCTACTGAACATACAGATCCAGATCTTTTCATTTGACTCTCAGAAGAAGTCAAATAAGCACATAAAACTTAGGGAATCTGGTATATTCATTATTATCTTcttgcagattttttttggtttcattatATATATTCAGCTGATAAATACATAAGATAAATGTTAGCACAAAAATGTTCAAGATATGTTTGAGGTAATTTAGAAACGCCAGCAGCCAATGTcctgctagctagctacataTCTTGCAAGCCAATAGTGGTTCTTCAACTATggagacaacaactcccatgatcctgCGCTactttgtgacatcatcacgGGTCTCATGATttggttttgattgagagatcccaagcagcagaaatgacatactgtgcatttaaaaaatgatattttaagGGATCTCAAGACTCTATATTGGTATCTGGCTTAAAAATGTCCCCTTTTTCTGTTGGTCCGTTCACTCCTCAGGGATTCTTCCGGCGTAGCCAGCTGCCCACTGTATCCTACTCCTGCTCCAGGCAGAGCAACTGTCAGATCGACCGGGCCAGCCGCAACCGCTGCCAACACTGCCGTCTGCAGAAGTGCTTGGCGCAGGGCATGAGCAGAGATGGTgagacataaacacactgacacacagacaaactcaATCCTTCATTcagcatttgtttatttctgtatgtCCATTTTTTGTCCTCCGCAGCGGTGAAGTTTGGCCGGATGTCCAAACGTCAGCGGGACTCTCTGATCGCTGAGGTGGAGAGACaccgacagcagcagcagcaacagcagcagctacagggaGACACCCAGTCTGTCTTGTCCTACCCCACCAAGGCCCGTCAAGACCGCTCCCCGCAGCTCCTTCAGCCCATGGCCTACTCCTTCAGCGGGGACGCCGATCTACTGCCCTACCCCGCTGATATGCATCCTTACCTGGTGTGCTCCCCAAACGAGTCGCAGGTGTCGGGTATGATCTACCGAGGCTCAGGTGTCTCTCCCACATCGAGATCCCAGGGGAGGGGGGACAACAGTGGTCACCCCGACATAAGAGGTGAGGCACTCGTGTGTACTCACTTCACTGTGTACAGTTCCCTTTATCCTCTTCTGCTTGTTccttatttttctgtcatttctcttCCTCATGTCAGGGTTTGACTCCAGACAAGTACCTCATGATATGATGGCGATTCATGCCTACAGTCCTCTGGAGGACCCTTACAGCCTCTATCCTCACTCTCTGAGAAACATGGGTGAGCAAACTGCACACTGGGCTAACATACGGAAGCTGAGATGAGCCGTGCTTGcgttttttaaaggagacctgttatgctttttagttttttcctttccttcagtgttttatacagttccttgtgcatgtaaaagatcttgaaagatAAAatggtcaaagtctgcaccaacagaagctcctctctcccacagcaAGTATGCTTTAATGCTCATACCTATtcaacctattctagtagtaaccccaaataaaattatgaacgtgaaaatgagcataatatgtctcctttaatgccATTATCTCAATATGTCGagttaattatttcattatctcaAGGAAATAAGAgttgttatctcgagataatgagATAATCAACCTGGtatcatgagaaaacaaaagcttGTTTCCTCTTTTAACTTAAACTATTTATCAAAGATCAGGAATGCCACACCAGCATTCATAGATTGCATGTTAAACTGTAGCAACTGATTTAAGCAGAGAATGTCAGATCAAGGAGAATCCCTTATTGATCAACGCATTAGACTGTGCTTCAATCTTACTTATttaataacatattttattgtAACATTCAAATACCCAACAATATCCCAACGAGAATTCCTTTGGTTGTTGCTTCCCGGACAGATTCATCTGCCTCTTTGTTTTTTACCAGATAACAAGGTAAATTATCCTCGAGATTTTCATATGATAACAAACTTTGTTTGTTCGGAATAACTAACTcggcattaaaaaaattattgcAAGTATGTCCCTTCTTGGCTTCCATACCCAATaacatgtgtgttttatttttaatattatatttctttctcttcagatgAGCTGTGTGCCAATATTGTGCGCTCCCACAGAGAGACCAGCCAGTACCgagtggaggagctgcaggctctCAGATGGAAGCTGTTCAGCAGAGAGGAGATCCAAACCTACCAGAACAAAGTAGGTAGTGGTTCTCACACTcccttttgtatttgtgtgacATTACTCAGTTACCCAGTCTCAAAGCAAAACATGCCATTTCAGATGGCTTGAGGCTGAGGCAACTTTTGATTCATCAAAGAGAAGACTGAAAGAACTTG includes:
- the rorc gene encoding nuclear receptor ROR-alpha B isoform X2, whose protein sequence is MMRAQIEVIPCKICGDKSSGVHYGVITCEGCKGFFRRSQLPTVSYSCSRQSNCQIDRASRNRCQHCRLQKCLAQGMSRDAVKFGRMSKRQRDSLIAEVERHRQQQQQQQQLQGDTQSVLSYPTKARQDRSPQLLQPMAYSFSGDADLLPYPADMHPYLVCSPNESQVSGMIYRGSGVSPTSRSQGRGDNSGHPDIRGFDSRQVPHDMMAIHAYSPLEDPYSLYPHSLRNMDELCANIVRSHRETSQYRVEELQALRWKLFSREEIQTYQNKSVDEMWQHCAIRLTDAVQYVVEFAKHIPGFRNLSQNDQIALLKTGSMEVVLVRMSRFFNTENNTVFFDGKFAGVEVFKSLACGDLITAVFEFAHGTCALKLTEHQIALFSALVLINTDRPCLEDRGRVQRVQRSVELGLTHILHRDNQESLMHKLYQKMAELRSLCSMHMEKLRWFSQRYPLTAHSLFPPLYKELFASEAEQLPGTTH
- the rorc gene encoding nuclear receptor ROR-alpha B isoform X1: MEYEEPDVPLADNPIKRGGAVSKKTHLTQIEVIPCKICGDKSSGVHYGVITCEGCKGFFRRSQLPTVSYSCSRQSNCQIDRASRNRCQHCRLQKCLAQGMSRDAVKFGRMSKRQRDSLIAEVERHRQQQQQQQQLQGDTQSVLSYPTKARQDRSPQLLQPMAYSFSGDADLLPYPADMHPYLVCSPNESQVSGMIYRGSGVSPTSRSQGRGDNSGHPDIRGFDSRQVPHDMMAIHAYSPLEDPYSLYPHSLRNMDELCANIVRSHRETSQYRVEELQALRWKLFSREEIQTYQNKSVDEMWQHCAIRLTDAVQYVVEFAKHIPGFRNLSQNDQIALLKTGSMEVVLVRMSRFFNTENNTVFFDGKFAGVEVFKSLACGDLITAVFEFAHGTCALKLTEHQIALFSALVLINTDRPCLEDRGRVQRVQRSVELGLTHILHRDNQESLMHKLYQKMAELRSLCSMHMEKLRWFSQRYPLTAHSLFPPLYKELFASEAEQLPGTTH